From Theileria orientalis strain Shintoku DNA, chromosome 4, complete genome, the proteins below share one genomic window:
- a CDS encoding uncharacterized protein (WD40 repeat-like domain containing protein), which translates to MLRSFNSNGLKVYSLSSGKSIPQFALEALRNRRKLKHDSEYEHRIELIHDLEFPQCCGTVDVSPDSRYVIATGAYPPQIGIYDTLELCLKHRRGIDNEVVRTCFLESDYTKLAFLCRNRFIEFHNRGGRHHTIRIPKEGRDMKYISDNASIVTATASNELFRVNLEKGVFEEPLVSGCSELNCIAENPILPLISAGGQGSMVESWDLRTNESVSKLKCTENEEESVTTCVYSANGLKVAVGTEYGSVKLYDIRNSKPLWEYASVSRAEINCIQWVNSVNHYITEIGENSLIAWSDYSSVRVHTIDKGSFVASIEGLAPNEKNTFANINGFCFYPDSGVCFVVGDQTRVGTYFIPHIGPAPVWCSFLENITEEMEVPNATNTGVAPKKQVYDEYVFVTEEQLEELSASELIGTNMVKDYMHGFFISSKLHKKLKALSSDLSYEEYKKKKIQERIEAKRQMRVPIRQKPVKVNVELAEKLQAASAVEGKSLSKKQKEAALIARAALEDERFSKIFTDENFAIEHLDATRN; encoded by the exons atgcTCAGATCATTTAATTCAAATGGTTTAAAG GTATACTCGCTATCTTCTGGAAAGTCGATACCTCAATTTGCCCTAGAAGCACTTAGGAACAGaagaaaattaaa aCACGACTCTGAATATGAACATCGGATTGAACTGATTCACGATTTGGAATTTCCACAGTGCTGTGGAACAGTGGATGTTTCTCCAGACTCAAGATATGTTATCGCAACAGGAGCCTATCCACCTCAG ATAGGGATTTACGACACACTGGAGCTTTGCCTGAAGCACCGAAGAGGGATTGACAATGAAGTAGTAAGAACGTGCTTTCTGGAATCAGATTACACGAAACTGGCATTTCTGTGCAGAAATAGATTCATCGAGTTCCACAACAGAGGAGGAAGACATCACACG ATTCGGATTCCCAAGGAGGGAAGAGACATGAAGTACATATCAGACAACGCATCAATAGTGACAGCGACGGCATCAAATGAGCTGTTCAg AGTTAACCTGGAAAAGGGAGTGTTTGAGGAGCCACTGGTATCAGGGTGCTCAGAGTTAAATTGCATAGCAGAGAATCCAATACTGCCACTGATCTCAGCAGGAGG ACAAGGATCTATGGTAGAGAGTTGGGATTTGAGAACAAACGAATCAgtgtcgaagctgaagtgCACAGAAAACGAGGAAGAGAG TGTCACAACTTGCGTGTACTCAGCAAATGGACTTAAGGTGGCAGTGGGAACTGAGTACGGATCAGTAAAGCTGTACGACATAAGGAATTCAAAGCCACTATGGGAGTATGCCTCAGTAAGCAGGGCTGAAATAAACTGTATACAATGGGTTAACTCAGTGAATCACTACATCACAG AAATTGGAGAAAATTCACTGATAGCATGGTCAGATTACTCAAGTGTAAGAGTGCACACAATAGATAAAGGGAGCTTTGTCGCATCGATAGAAGGACTAGCGCcaaatgaaaaaaacacatttgCGAACATAAACGGATTCTGTTTTTACCCAGATAGTGGAGTGTGTTTCGTAGTGGGAGATCAAACGAGAGTTGGAACGTACTTTATACCGCACATAGGACCGGCACCAGT TTGGTGTTCGTTTTTGGAGAACATAACTGAGGAGATGGAAGTGCCGAACGCAACGAACACGGGAGTGGCACCGAAGAAGCAAGTGTATGACGAATACGTGTTTGTAACGGAGGAGCAACTGGAGGAGCTGTCAGCATCAGAGCTGATTGGAACGAACATGGTTAAAGACTATATGCACGGGTTCTTCATAAGCAGTAAGCTGCACAAGAAGTTGAAG GCTCTGTCGTCCGATTTAAGCTACGAGGAGTacaagaaaaagaagatacAGGAAAGAATAGAGGCGAAGCGCCAGATGAGAGTGCCAATAAGGCAGAAGCCAGTGAAGGTGAACGTCGAATTGGCAGAGAAGTTGCAGGCAGCATCGGCAGTGGAAGGAAAG AGCCTGtcgaagaagcagaaggaggCGGCACTGATAGCGAGGGCGGCGCTGGAAGACGAAAGGTTCTCGAAAATATTCACGGACGAGAACTTCGCAATAGAGCACCTGGACGCAACCAGAAACTGA